One Mycobacterium marseillense DNA window includes the following coding sequences:
- a CDS encoding fatty acyl-AMP ligase, whose amino-acid sequence MSRFTEKMYRNARSVTTGMVTGEPHEPVRHTWGEVHERARRIAGGLAAAGIGPGDAVGVLAGFPVEIAPTAQGLWMRGASLTMLHQPTPRTDLAVWAEDTMNVIGMIEAKAVVVSEPFLVAIPVLEEKGIKVVTVSDLLAAEPIDPVEVGEDALALMQLTSGSTGSPKAVQITHRNIYSNAEAMFIGAQYDVDKDVMVSWLPCFHDMGMVGFLTIPMFFGAELVKVTPMDFLRDTLLWAKLIDKYKGTMTAAPNFAYALLAKRLRRQAKAGDFDLSTLRFALSGAEPVEPADVEDLLDAGKPFGLKTSAILPAYGMAETTLAVSFSECNAGLVVDEVDADLLAALRRAVPATKGNTRRLATLGPLLQDLEARIIDENGDVMPPRGVGVIELRGESLTPGYLTMGGFISAQDENGWYDTGDLGYLTEEGHVVVCGRVKDVIIMAGRNIYPTDIERAAGRVEGVRPGCAVAVRLDAGHSRETFAVAVESNAFQDQAEVRRIEHQVAREVVAEVDVRPRNVVVLGPGTIPKTPSGKLRRSNSVTLVT is encoded by the coding sequence GTGAGCAGGTTTACCGAGAAGATGTACCGCAATGCCCGGTCCGTGACGACGGGCATGGTCACCGGTGAACCCCACGAGCCGGTCCGCCACACCTGGGGCGAGGTCCACGAGCGCGCGCGCCGTATCGCGGGTGGCCTGGCCGCCGCGGGCATCGGTCCCGGCGACGCGGTCGGCGTGCTCGCCGGCTTCCCGGTGGAGATCGCGCCGACGGCACAGGGCCTGTGGATGCGCGGGGCCAGCCTGACCATGCTGCACCAGCCCACGCCGCGCACCGACCTGGCCGTGTGGGCCGAGGACACCATGAACGTCATCGGCATGATCGAGGCGAAGGCCGTCGTCGTCTCGGAGCCGTTCCTGGTGGCCATTCCGGTACTCGAGGAGAAGGGCATCAAGGTCGTCACCGTCTCCGACCTGCTCGCGGCGGAGCCGATCGACCCCGTCGAGGTCGGCGAGGACGCACTGGCGCTGATGCAGCTGACGTCCGGTTCGACCGGATCGCCGAAGGCGGTGCAGATCACCCACCGCAACATCTACTCCAACGCCGAAGCGATGTTCATCGGCGCCCAGTACGACGTCGACAAGGACGTCATGGTGAGCTGGCTGCCCTGCTTCCACGACATGGGCATGGTCGGCTTCCTCACCATCCCGATGTTCTTCGGTGCCGAGCTGGTCAAGGTCACGCCGATGGACTTCCTGCGCGACACGTTGCTGTGGGCCAAGCTCATCGACAAGTACAAGGGCACCATGACCGCGGCGCCCAACTTCGCCTACGCGCTGCTAGCCAAGCGGCTGCGCCGGCAGGCCAAGGCCGGCGACTTCGACCTGTCGACGCTGCGCTTCGCGCTGTCGGGCGCCGAGCCCGTCGAACCCGCCGACGTCGAGGACCTGCTCGACGCCGGCAAGCCGTTCGGCCTGAAGACCTCGGCGATCCTGCCGGCCTACGGCATGGCCGAAACCACACTGGCCGTGTCGTTTTCGGAGTGCAACGCCGGTCTGGTCGTCGACGAGGTCGACGCCGACCTGCTGGCCGCCCTGCGCCGCGCGGTGCCCGCCACCAAGGGCAACACCCGCAGGCTGGCCACGCTCGGTCCGCTGCTGCAGGATCTCGAGGCGCGCATCATCGACGAGAACGGCGACGTGATGCCGCCCCGCGGTGTCGGCGTCATCGAGCTGCGCGGCGAGTCGCTGACCCCCGGCTATCTGACCATGGGCGGCTTCATCTCGGCCCAGGACGAGAACGGCTGGTATGACACCGGCGACCTCGGCTACCTGACCGAGGAGGGGCACGTGGTGGTGTGCGGCCGCGTCAAGGACGTCATCATCATGGCGGGCCGCAACATCTACCCGACCGACATCGAGCGCGCCGCCGGCCGCGTCGAGGGCGTGCGGCCCGGCTGCGCCGTCGCGGTGCGCCTGGACGCCGGCCATTCCCGCGAGACGTTCGCCGTGGCCGTCGAGTCCAACGCCTTCCAGGACCAGGCCGAGGTGCGTCGCATCGAGCACCAGGTCGCCCGCGAGGTGGTGGCGGAGGTCGACGTGCGGCCCCGCAACGTGGTGGTGCTCGGTCCGGGGACCATCCCGAAGACGCCATCGGGCAAGCTGCGCCGATCCAACTCGGTCACCCTGGTCACCTAA
- the pth gene encoding aminoacyl-tRNA hydrolase translates to MAEPLLVVGLGNPGDNYARTRHNVGFMVADLLAARMGSKFKAHKRSGAEIVSGRLVGHSVVVAKPRCYMNESGRQVGPLAKFYSVTPGNIIVIHDDLDLDFGRIRLKIGGGEGGHNGLRSLANALGSKDFQRVRIGIGRPPGRKDPAAFVLENFNAAERAEVPTICEQAADATELLIELGLEPAQNRVHAW, encoded by the coding sequence ATGGCCGAGCCGTTGCTGGTCGTCGGCCTGGGCAATCCCGGAGACAATTACGCCCGCACCCGGCACAATGTCGGGTTCATGGTCGCCGACCTGCTCGCGGCCCGGATGGGTTCGAAGTTCAAGGCGCACAAGCGGTCCGGCGCCGAGATCGTCAGCGGCCGTCTCGTCGGGCACTCGGTGGTCGTGGCCAAGCCGCGCTGCTACATGAACGAATCCGGGCGCCAGGTCGGCCCGTTGGCGAAGTTCTACTCCGTGACGCCGGGCAACATCATCGTCATCCACGACGATCTCGACTTGGACTTCGGCCGCATCCGGCTCAAGATCGGCGGCGGTGAGGGCGGCCACAACGGGCTGCGGTCGTTGGCTAACGCGTTGGGCAGCAAGGACTTTCAGCGGGTCCGCATCGGCATCGGCCGTCCGCCGGGACGCAAAGACCCGGCGGCGTTCGTGCTGGAGAACTTCAATGCCGCCGAGCGCGCCGAAGTCCCGACGATCTGCGAGCAGGCAGCGGACGCCACCGAATTGCTGATCGAACTGGGGTTAGAGCCCGCGCAGAACCGCGTGCACGCCTGGTAG
- a CDS encoding 50S ribosomal protein L25/general stress protein Ctc, with the protein MAAKTLNQLKVTVRAETGKGASRRARRDGKIPAVLYGHGADPQHLELPGHDFAAVLRHAGTNAVLTLDIEGKEQLALTKSLDIHPIRRTIQHADLLVVRRGEKVVVEVRVVIEGDAAPGTLVTQETSTIEVEADAMSIPEQLTVSVEGTEPGTQFTAGQIELPKGVNLISDPESLVVNVVNAPTAEELAEEGAGEVTEEAAPAEDEAEEAGEEEAAETESE; encoded by the coding sequence ATGGCTGCCAAAACCCTCAACCAGCTCAAGGTCACGGTGCGAGCCGAGACCGGCAAGGGTGCGTCCCGGCGAGCACGCCGCGACGGCAAGATCCCGGCCGTCCTCTACGGCCACGGCGCCGACCCCCAGCATCTCGAACTGCCCGGCCATGACTTCGCGGCCGTGCTGCGCCACGCCGGCACCAACGCGGTGCTGACCCTCGACATCGAGGGCAAGGAGCAGCTGGCGCTGACCAAGTCGCTCGACATCCACCCCATCCGCCGCACCATTCAGCACGCCGACCTGCTGGTCGTGCGGCGCGGCGAAAAGGTCGTCGTCGAGGTCCGCGTCGTCATCGAGGGCGACGCCGCGCCCGGCACGCTGGTGACCCAGGAAACCAGCACCATCGAGGTCGAGGCCGACGCAATGTCGATCCCCGAGCAGCTGACGGTGTCGGTCGAGGGCACCGAACCCGGCACCCAGTTCACCGCCGGACAGATCGAATTGCCCAAGGGCGTCAATCTGATCTCCGACCCGGAATCGCTTGTGGTCAACGTGGTTAATGCGCCGACGGCCGAGGAGCTCGCCGAAGAGGGCGCGGGTGAGGTCACCGAGGAGGCCGCGCCGGCCGAGGACGAAGCCGAAGAGGCCGGCGAAGAAGAGGCCGCCGAAACCGAGTCCGAGTAG
- a CDS encoding oxidoreductase — protein sequence MTGWTAADLPSFAERTVIITGANSGLGAVTARELARRGATIVMAVRDIRKGETAARSMAGQVEVRELDLQDLSSVRRFADGVSTADVLINNAGIMAAPFSLTVDGFESQIGTNHLGHFALTNLLLPKLTDRVVTVSSMAHWPGSISFDDLNWQTRRYSPWLAYSQSKLANLLFTSELQRRLAAAGSPLRAIAAHPGYSHTNLQGASGRKLGDALMSAATRVVATDADFGARQTLYAASQDLPGDTFVGPRFGYLGRTQPVGRSPRAKDASTAAALWALSEQLTKTQFPL from the coding sequence ATGACTGGTTGGACCGCCGCAGATCTACCGTCGTTCGCCGAACGAACCGTCATCATCACCGGCGCCAATAGCGGGTTGGGCGCAGTGACCGCGCGCGAACTGGCGCGCCGCGGGGCCACGATCGTCATGGCCGTACGCGACATCCGCAAGGGCGAGACCGCCGCGCGGTCGATGGCCGGCCAGGTCGAGGTGCGCGAGCTCGACCTGCAGGACCTGTCGTCGGTGCGCCGGTTCGCCGACGGGGTGAGCACGGCCGACGTCCTGATCAACAACGCCGGCATCATGGCGGCCCCGTTCTCCCTGACCGTCGACGGCTTCGAGAGCCAGATCGGCACCAACCACCTGGGCCACTTCGCGCTCACGAACCTGCTGCTGCCCAAGCTCACCGACCGGGTCGTGACGGTGTCGTCGATGGCGCACTGGCCGGGAAGCATCAGCTTCGACGACCTGAACTGGCAGACGCGACGGTATTCGCCGTGGCTGGCCTACAGCCAGTCCAAGCTCGCCAACCTGCTGTTCACCAGCGAGCTGCAGCGACGCCTGGCGGCGGCCGGATCCCCGCTGCGTGCGATCGCGGCCCACCCCGGCTACTCGCACACCAACTTGCAGGGCGCCTCGGGGCGCAAGTTGGGTGACGCGCTGATGTCGGCCGCGACCCGAGTGGTCGCCACCGACGCCGATTTCGGCGCCCGGCAAACCCTGTATGCGGCCTCGCAGGATCTGCCCGGGGACACCTTCGTCGGGCCGCGATTCGGCTATTTGGGCCGCACCCAACCGGTGGGGCGCAGCCCGCGGGCCAAGGATGCGTCCACCGCAGCCGCTCTGTGGGCGCTGTCTGAGCAGCTCACGAAGACCCAATTCCCCCTCTGA
- a CDS encoding LpqN/LpqT family lipoprotein, with protein MNRFGSCAVPAAIVALAVSAAGCAPKAPDYQSILSKTPTTSTTTPTEKPVPLSQYLQSIGVTGQPVAPGDVPGLTISIPTPQGWAPFTSPNITPQTLIISKDGKFPTARLVVFQLNGDFDPAQVIKHGNDDAHLFENFKQLDASGAPYNGFPSSMIQGSYDLDGMRLHSWNRIVLPTGPPPEHKRYLVQLTITSLANQAAAESTDIDAIIRGFVVAAK; from the coding sequence GTGAATCGGTTCGGCAGCTGCGCGGTGCCCGCCGCGATAGTTGCTCTGGCGGTCTCGGCCGCCGGGTGCGCCCCGAAAGCCCCTGACTACCAATCGATTCTGTCAAAGACGCCGACGACCTCCACCACCACCCCGACGGAAAAGCCGGTACCTCTGTCGCAGTATCTGCAGAGCATCGGGGTGACCGGCCAGCCGGTGGCACCGGGAGACGTGCCCGGCCTGACGATCTCGATCCCGACGCCGCAGGGGTGGGCGCCGTTCACCAGTCCCAACATCACCCCGCAGACGTTGATCATCTCCAAGGACGGCAAGTTTCCGACGGCACGGCTGGTGGTCTTCCAGCTGAACGGGGATTTCGACCCGGCCCAAGTCATCAAGCACGGCAACGACGACGCGCACCTGTTCGAGAACTTCAAGCAGCTCGACGCCTCGGGCGCGCCGTACAACGGATTCCCGTCGTCGATGATCCAGGGCAGCTACGACCTCGACGGCATGCGGCTACACAGCTGGAACCGCATCGTCCTCCCCACCGGGCCGCCCCCGGAACACAAGCGTTATCTGGTGCAGTTGACCATCACCAGCCTGGCCAACCAAGCGGCCGCGGAGTCGACGGACATCGACGCGATCATCCGCGGATTCGTCGTCGCCGCCAAATAG
- the arsC gene encoding arsenate reductase (glutaredoxin) (This arsenate reductase requires both glutathione and glutaredoxin to convert arsenate to arsenite, after which the efflux transporter formed by ArsA and ArsB can extrude the arsenite from the cell, providing resistance.), whose product MADTVIYHNPRCSTSRKTLDLLRDSGFEPEVVEYLKTPPSRAELVKMIRDAGIDVRTAVRKRESLYEELNLADATDEQLLDAMAEHPILIERPFVVTPKGTRLARPIDAVREIL is encoded by the coding sequence ATGGCCGACACCGTCATCTACCACAACCCTCGCTGCAGCACTTCCCGCAAGACACTGGACCTGTTGCGCGACAGCGGCTTTGAGCCCGAGGTTGTCGAATACCTGAAGACCCCGCCATCGCGCGCCGAGCTGGTGAAGATGATCCGCGACGCGGGCATCGACGTGCGCACCGCGGTGCGCAAGCGCGAATCGCTGTATGAGGAGCTCAATCTCGCCGACGCGACCGACGAGCAGTTGCTCGACGCCATGGCCGAACACCCGATCCTGATCGAACGACCCTTCGTCGTCACGCCGAAGGGCACCCGGCTGGCCCGTCCGATCGACGCGGTCCGCGAGATTCTGTGA
- a CDS encoding ribose-phosphate diphosphokinase produces MSHDWTDNRKNLMLFSGRAHPELAEQVAKELDVHVTAQTAREFANGEIFVRFHESVRGCDAFVLQSAPDPVNNWLMEQLIMIDALKRGSAKRITAVMPFYPYARQDKKHRGREPISARLVADLLKTAGADRIVTVDLHTDQIQGFFDGPVDHMRGQNLLTGYIRDNYPDGNMVVVSPDSGRVRIAEKWADALGGVPLAFIHKTRDPRVPNQVVSNRVVGEVAGRTCVLIDDMIDTGGTIAGAVKLLRDEGAGDVIIAATHGVLSDPAAERLATCGAREVIVTNTLPIGEEKRFPQLTVLSIAPLLASTIRAVFENGSVTGLFDGDA; encoded by the coding sequence GTGAGCCACGACTGGACCGATAACCGCAAAAATTTGATGCTCTTCTCCGGTCGGGCGCACCCCGAGCTGGCCGAGCAGGTGGCCAAGGAGCTCGACGTCCACGTCACCGCGCAGACCGCGCGCGAGTTCGCCAACGGGGAGATCTTCGTGCGGTTCCACGAATCCGTGCGCGGGTGCGACGCCTTCGTGTTGCAGTCGGCCCCGGACCCGGTCAACAACTGGCTGATGGAACAGCTCATCATGATCGACGCCCTCAAGCGGGGCAGCGCCAAGCGGATCACCGCCGTCATGCCGTTCTATCCCTACGCCCGGCAGGACAAAAAGCACCGCGGCCGCGAACCGATCTCGGCACGCCTGGTCGCCGACCTGCTCAAGACCGCCGGCGCCGACCGGATCGTGACCGTCGACCTGCACACCGATCAGATCCAGGGCTTCTTCGACGGGCCCGTCGATCACATGCGCGGGCAGAACCTGCTCACCGGCTACATCCGCGACAACTACCCCGACGGCAACATGGTGGTCGTCTCCCCCGACTCCGGCCGGGTGCGCATCGCCGAGAAATGGGCCGACGCGTTGGGCGGCGTTCCGCTGGCCTTCATCCACAAGACCCGCGACCCGCGGGTGCCCAACCAGGTGGTGTCCAACCGCGTCGTCGGTGAGGTCGCGGGGCGCACCTGCGTCTTGATCGACGACATGATCGACACCGGTGGCACCATCGCCGGCGCGGTCAAGTTGCTGCGCGACGAGGGGGCCGGTGACGTGATCATCGCGGCCACCCACGGCGTGCTCTCCGATCCGGCCGCCGAGCGGCTGGCCACCTGCGGCGCCCGGGAAGTGATCGTGACCAACACCCTGCCGATCGGCGAGGAGAAGCGGTTCCCCCAGCTGACGGTCCTGTCCATCGCGCCGCTGCTGGCCAGCACCATCCGCGCCGTGTTCGAAAACGGCTCGGTCACAGGACTGTTCGACGGGGACGCCTAA
- the glmU gene encoding bifunctional UDP-N-acetylglucosamine diphosphorylase/glucosamine-1-phosphate N-acetyltransferase GlmU has protein sequence MTIQGDTAVVVLAAGPGTRMRSDTPKVLHTLGGRSMLAHLLHAITKVAPQHLTVVLGHDHERIAPLVADWADALGRPIEVALQERPRGTGDAVLCGLSALPDDYAGLVVVTSGDTPLLDADTLADLIAAHSAAASGQGAAATVLTTTVSDPSGYGRILRTQDDEVTAIVEHADASGSQREIREVNAGVYAFDIAALRSALSRLSSNNAQQELYLTDVIAILRGDGLAIQARHVDDSALVAGVNNRVQLAQLGAELNRRVVAAHQMAGVTIVDPATTWIDVDVTIGRDTVVHPGTQLLGRTQVGGHCVVGPDTTLTDVSVGDGASVVRTHGTSSSIGAGATVGPFTYLRPGTMLGDDGKLGAFVETKNSTIGTGSKVPHLTYVGDADIGEHSNIGASSVFVNYDGESKRRTTIGSHVRTGSDTMFVAPVTVGDGAYTGAGTVVRNDVPPGTLAVSAGPQRNIEGWVHRKRPGSAAAQAAEAAEKATGQPPAAEAEQTP, from the coding sequence ATGACAATCCAAGGCGACACCGCGGTCGTGGTGCTGGCGGCCGGGCCCGGCACCCGGATGCGGTCGGACACCCCGAAGGTGCTGCACACCCTCGGCGGGCGCAGCATGCTGGCCCACCTCCTGCACGCGATCACCAAGGTGGCGCCGCAGCACCTCACCGTGGTGTTGGGCCACGATCACGAGCGCATCGCCCCGCTGGTCGCCGACTGGGCAGACGCCCTCGGCCGCCCCATCGAGGTAGCCCTGCAGGAGCGGCCGCGGGGCACCGGCGACGCCGTCCTGTGCGGCCTGTCCGCGCTGCCCGACGACTACGCGGGGTTGGTCGTCGTCACCTCCGGCGACACCCCACTGCTGGACGCCGACACCCTGGCCGACCTCATCGCCGCCCACAGCGCGGCGGCGTCGGGTCAAGGGGCGGCCGCCACGGTCCTGACCACGACGGTGAGCGACCCCAGCGGCTACGGCCGCATCCTGCGCACCCAGGACGACGAGGTCACGGCGATCGTGGAGCACGCCGACGCCAGCGGATCCCAGCGCGAGATCCGGGAGGTCAACGCCGGCGTGTACGCCTTCGACATCGCGGCGCTGCGCTCGGCGCTGAGCCGGTTGAGCTCCAACAACGCCCAGCAGGAGCTGTACCTGACCGACGTCATCGCGATCCTGCGGGGCGACGGCCTGGCCATCCAAGCCCGCCACGTCGACGACAGCGCGCTGGTGGCCGGCGTCAACAACCGGGTCCAGCTCGCGCAGCTGGGCGCCGAGCTCAACCGCCGCGTCGTCGCCGCCCACCAGATGGCCGGCGTCACCATCGTCGACCCCGCCACCACCTGGATCGACGTCGACGTCACGATCGGCCGCGACACCGTCGTCCACCCCGGGACTCAGCTGCTGGGCCGCACCCAGGTCGGCGGGCACTGTGTCGTCGGCCCGGACACCACCCTGACCGATGTCAGCGTCGGCGACGGCGCCTCGGTGGTCCGGACGCACGGCACCTCGTCGTCGATCGGCGCCGGCGCGACCGTCGGCCCGTTCACCTACCTGCGGCCCGGCACCATGCTGGGCGACGACGGCAAGCTGGGCGCGTTCGTCGAGACCAAGAACTCCACGATCGGCACCGGCTCCAAAGTGCCGCACCTGACCTACGTCGGGGACGCCGACATCGGCGAGCACAGCAACATCGGCGCGTCCAGCGTGTTCGTCAACTACGACGGCGAATCCAAGCGGCGGACCACCATCGGTTCGCACGTCCGCACCGGGTCGGACACGATGTTCGTGGCCCCGGTGACGGTCGGCGACGGCGCCTACACCGGCGCGGGCACCGTGGTACGCAACGACGTCCCGCCGGGAACGCTGGCAGTCTCCGCAGGTCCGCAACGCAACATCGAGGGCTGGGTGCACCGCAAGCGCCCCGGCAGCGCGGCCGCGCAGGCGGCCGAGGCCGCCGAGAAGGCCACCGGCCAGCCGCCCGCCGCGGAAGCCGAACAGACACCGTGA
- a CDS encoding TetR/AcrR family transcriptional regulator yields the protein MTGTERRQQLVGIARSLFAERGYEGTSIEEIALRANVSKPVVYEHFGGKEGLYAVVVDREMSALLDGITSSLTNNRSRVRVERVALALLTYVEERTDGFRIMIRDSPAAISSGTYSSLLNDAVNQVSSILAGDFSRRGLDPGLAPLYAQALVGSVSMTAQWWLDTREPKKEVVAAHLVNLMWNGLIGLEADPRLQDE from the coding sequence ATGACCGGCACCGAACGCCGACAACAACTCGTCGGCATCGCGCGTTCGCTGTTCGCCGAGCGCGGGTATGAAGGCACGTCGATCGAGGAGATCGCGCTGCGGGCCAACGTGTCCAAGCCGGTCGTCTACGAGCATTTCGGGGGCAAAGAGGGCCTGTATGCCGTGGTCGTCGACCGGGAGATGTCGGCGCTGCTCGACGGCATCACCTCCTCGCTGACCAACAACCGCTCCAGGGTGCGGGTCGAGCGGGTGGCCCTGGCCCTGCTCACCTACGTCGAAGAGCGCACCGACGGTTTCCGGATCATGATCCGCGACTCGCCGGCCGCGATCAGCTCGGGCACCTACTCGAGCCTGCTCAACGACGCCGTCAACCAGGTCAGCTCGATCCTGGCCGGTGATTTCTCCCGTCGCGGCCTGGACCCCGGGCTGGCGCCGCTATACGCCCAGGCTTTGGTGGGGTCGGTGTCGATGACCGCGCAGTGGTGGCTCGACACCCGCGAGCCCAAGAAAGAAGTGGTGGCCGCCCACCTGGTCAACCTCATGTGGAACGGGCTGATCGGGTTGGAAGCCGATCCCCGGCTGCAGGACGAGTAG
- the lysA gene encoding diaminopimelate decarboxylase, whose translation MTLLDILPSLGHAAPPRFDPAIWPLTTHPDEEGRLCVGGVALADIADEFNTPAYVIDETDFRHRARRYRRALRGVEVVYAGKSLLSTAVARWAREEGLGVDVCSAGELATALAGGVDPARIVMHGNAKSPEELRDAVRAGVGRIVLDSCMEIAYLAGLARRRQPVLIRVTPDIDIHGHRAVTTGVSDQKFGFTLAGDHAADAVTRVLAHPILDLVGLHCHIGSQVSDAALYGEAIRRMIAAMADIRARHGVILTELNIGGGHAIPYVPGDRELDLDELAAVIENALDEACAAEQFPRPQIVVEPGRAISGRAGVTLYRVRSVKTQFGGRTFVAVDGGMSDNPRVSLYGAQYAVALANRHPLGLKQRVTVAGRHCESGDEIARDIELPADLRPGDLLAVACTGAYHHSMPSNYNMVGRPSLVAVKDGRARELVRRETVADLLARDCG comes from the coding sequence ATGACATTGCTGGACATTCTGCCGTCCCTTGGTCACGCGGCTCCACCGCGCTTCGACCCGGCGATCTGGCCCCTCACCACCCACCCCGACGAGGAGGGCAGGCTCTGCGTCGGCGGTGTAGCGCTGGCCGATATCGCCGACGAGTTCAACACCCCGGCTTACGTCATCGACGAAACCGACTTTCGGCATCGCGCCCGCCGCTATCGCCGCGCCCTGCGCGGGGTCGAGGTTGTCTACGCCGGCAAGTCGCTGCTGAGCACCGCGGTGGCCCGCTGGGCCCGCGAAGAGGGTCTCGGCGTCGACGTCTGCTCGGCCGGTGAACTGGCCACGGCCTTGGCCGGTGGCGTCGACCCGGCCCGCATCGTCATGCACGGCAACGCCAAATCACCCGAGGAGCTGCGCGACGCCGTGCGCGCCGGGGTGGGGCGAATCGTGCTGGACTCCTGCATGGAGATCGCCTACCTCGCCGGCCTGGCGCGGCGGCGCCAGCCCGTGCTCATCCGGGTGACCCCCGACATCGACATCCACGGGCACCGCGCCGTCACCACCGGCGTCAGCGACCAGAAGTTCGGCTTCACCCTCGCCGGCGACCACGCCGCCGACGCGGTGACACGCGTGCTCGCGCACCCCATCCTCGATCTCGTCGGCCTGCACTGCCACATCGGCTCGCAGGTCAGCGACGCCGCCCTGTACGGCGAGGCGATCCGGCGGATGATCGCCGCGATGGCCGATATCCGGGCCCGGCACGGCGTCATCCTCACCGAGCTGAATATCGGTGGCGGACATGCGATCCCGTACGTCCCCGGCGATCGCGAGCTGGATCTCGACGAGCTGGCCGCGGTGATCGAGAACGCCCTCGACGAGGCCTGCGCCGCCGAGCAGTTCCCCCGCCCGCAGATCGTGGTGGAACCGGGCCGGGCAATCAGCGGCCGCGCCGGCGTGACGCTGTACCGGGTGCGCTCGGTGAAGACGCAATTCGGCGGCCGCACCTTCGTCGCCGTCGACGGCGGCATGAGCGACAACCCGCGGGTGTCGCTGTACGGCGCGCAGTACGCCGTTGCGCTGGCCAACCGGCATCCGCTGGGTCTCAAGCAGCGCGTGACGGTGGCCGGCCGGCACTGTGAATCCGGCGACGAGATCGCCCGCGACATCGAGCTGCCGGCGGATCTGCGCCCGGGCGACCTACTGGCCGTGGCCTGCACCGGCGCCTACCACCACAGCATGCCGTCCAACTACAACATGGTCGGCCGGCCGTCGTTGGTGGCCGTCAAGGATGGCCGGGCCCGCGAACTTGTTCGCCGCGAGACGGTCGCCGACCTGCTGGCGCGCGACTGCGGTTAG